One part of the Fusobacterium pseudoperiodonticum genome encodes these proteins:
- a CDS encoding autotransporter-associated N-terminal domain-containing protein, protein MGNNSLHNTEKNLRTIAKRYENVKYSVGLAVLFLMKGTSAFSDENKIQEVEKQKEAITNDQITKSTVKEVKKQETKKVKTATQKPKASWATMQFGANDMYSNFFVTPKNKVEKASIVKSEKTILVASADNSTSLPMLAKLSADIETTDTNTNTPTMEEIKAGKANLRDSVGNLKDKIDVARRENNKEINGLRLELIQLMEQGNQVVKSPWSSWQFGANYFYENWGSAYKGRGDKSEKYPFEGIYTRNSNLFTRNISPNSELYKDYVKTIKDDATNSALSSTLNARGRSTRYGLASNSGIQEPVVSIEINAAIKPKSIEKAPITLNFTAPNAPTIPTPSIAQVVPPNLTLPEPKAPSKEISIVKPNANPFTGFFFNSNISSITSGVGNTDMVLYSGVNPDDIKAGKVGEQVRPALKTGALNTTLGDITDINQRPTNILYRMAPSLNNLTFHIRGYFGDGSDGYVDAGSGATGGSDTVGGPTLGTIGVHTLLNGTVNNVTANLYGRAGFLTSETWRHGKVTMHNTNVNVYGKDNAVYYIMPAAFKTISKYTDSNYHLGAIQGETNVKMYGTGNTVYLSSGISAARLIRNTGKMELEGASNIVYSSFSYAPTWEVGVYGGKAGKMNSLIQFNQDVELYGDENVGLFFGSKIGGSPKSWEIADRDAESNAGYIRKASYIGIYQGEIDVKARVGGQLAIDPAATTQTASGQLVEDLTNPVAPKYKGYTDKTVDGGVGIYVTSGQRKGIDVLKDMGVPVSVTPTLDDLKLDPIHNLEVGKMDISFGKYSKNGFMMIAKEGSVIDVGKATHQYYVTNLSTSITDGVNGATTTETEASTGTTIAYAEGTWDQNKHQLGSKQADLNQNNTDAAAVNAGAARKALTDSTASTAAKLQGLGSEINIYTDVILASKEGIAYMGDNQGIVNAKKTTQAVNYGSIIAYAKNKGQVTVDGAVTAVDQNTTLEDNKYKNIAAFAESGGQADIKGKVTINGIGAFAKGTDSKAQLLSGTDVINAGVVGGIVATDNGYARLDGGTINITKDNSRLFYADATGKIDFTKATTINMSKGIILPQEENNTAFYSSKATTEAGAVPTKYNGMRNVTIKLLSDDVVLKTVNNHPLETWTGSTNFESGIQGVMKYAALNKNGHTYKVYYTNGQFKIATNVDLDDTNDVFNSIIMANEEVTIDNGVSITSNAGKGLVQGSLANTVDNSKTAYINNGTVNVSGANSSSIALRVNHGTIENNSLVKMTDGIGLYGSNGSKLHNKSNGTIQITSASVYGVGMAGFLSGTTAQDYGTDKLISNLIVTSGGNLPSTVKTIDITNEGNISVTGKAIGIYADNTSTIAGFNNHVTKENAVVNNKASLNFGDESIGILAKKATINLTGTGTDDISVGKDGIGVYAKDSSVNLLTDYGFQIKDKGVGIYAENSETSTGTMNVRYTGAATEPGTGAYFKGTGSNLLTNKLDINVNNVSNTTKGMIGIYAKDANFTNEGKIKVTNTNTLGFGIIASGADVTNKGEITLEDSLNPTEPNIGLYTVDSNPLKNMGKITVGKNGIGIYGKNFSNGDSVTLPNSTIEVGENGIGVYTENGNGYLESGSIKTGKDGVGVYVAGNGGTITANNTFNMTLGDGSSGNNKGSFGFVNVGSNNKIYSDISNVTLQNNSVYIYSKDTSGTLANPQITNNTNITATGNNNYGLYSAGYVVNNGNMNLSAGTGNVGVYSIKAGTIENRNGVITVGGSVPGEDEYGIGMAAGYTWTKKDLLKPISQRPEQTTGNIVNRGTINVNGQYSMGMYGSGNGTTVNNYGTINLNANNTTGVYLTDKAVGTNYGTITNTPGVKNVTAIVVKNGAKFVNDTAGVIRLNATNALGVLKTNDVGESIGIFENYGTFEILGSGSEEQKIPSGPHDLSKSVGKGKDKISIDVPAGATTGTIKVAGEVKIPEVVETKGVELEETQVSTIGMYINTSGIKFTKPITGLSALTQIKKADLIIGAEAAQSTTSKYIQVGNSILKPYNDTILNNPQIEKWGIYSGSLTWMANIAQNQSTGTIENAYLVKIPYTNWAGNEASPVDKKDTYNFLDGLEQRYGVEALGTRENQLFQKLNSIGNNEEILFHQATDEMMGHQYANVQQRVVATGDILDKEFKYLRNEWSNPSKDSNKIKTFGANGEYKTSTAGIIDYKNNAYGVAYVHEDETVRLGESTGWYAGIVHNTFRFKDIGNSKEEMLQGKLGLFKSVPFDENNSLSWTISGDIFAGYNKMHRKFLVVDEVFNAKGRYHTYGLGIKNEISKEFRLSESFTFKPYAALGLEYGRVSKIKEKSGEIKLDVKSNDYFSVRPEIGAELGFKHYFDRKTVKVGVSVAYENELGRVANGKNQAKVSGTNADYFNIRGEKDDRRGNVKTDLNIGVDNQRVGVTANVGYDTKGNNVRAGVGLRVIF, encoded by the coding sequence ATGGGAAATAACAGTTTGCATAACACAGAGAAAAATTTACGAACTATAGCTAAAAGATATGAAAATGTAAAATATTCAGTTGGACTTGCAGTTCTTTTCTTAATGAAGGGGACAAGTGCATTTTCTGATGAAAATAAGATACAAGAAGTAGAAAAACAAAAAGAAGCTATAACAAACGATCAAATAACAAAATCAACAGTTAAAGAAGTAAAAAAACAAGAAACAAAAAAAGTAAAAACTGCTACACAAAAACCAAAAGCCTCTTGGGCAACTATGCAATTTGGTGCTAATGATATGTATAGCAATTTTTTTGTTACACCAAAAAATAAAGTAGAAAAGGCTTCAATAGTGAAGAGTGAAAAAACTATTTTGGTAGCTAGTGCAGATAATAGTACAAGTTTACCTATGCTTGCTAAACTATCAGCAGATATAGAGACTACAGATACAAATACAAATACTCCTACAATGGAAGAAATAAAAGCAGGTAAAGCAAACCTAAGAGATTCTGTAGGAAATCTAAAAGATAAAATAGATGTAGCAAGAAGAGAAAATAATAAAGAAATAAACGGATTAAGGTTAGAATTGATTCAACTTATGGAACAAGGAAATCAAGTTGTAAAATCACCTTGGTCATCTTGGCAATTTGGAGCTAACTATTTCTATGAAAATTGGGGTTCTGCGTATAAAGGAAGAGGAGATAAGTCTGAAAAATATCCATTTGAAGGAATTTATACAAGAAACTCTAACCTATTTACAAGAAATATATCTCCTAATAGTGAGCTATATAAAGATTATGTAAAAACTATAAAAGATGATGCAACTAACTCAGCTTTAAGTTCAACTTTAAATGCAAGAGGAAGAAGTACAAGATATGGATTGGCTAGTAATAGTGGTATTCAAGAGCCAGTGGTTTCAATAGAAATAAATGCTGCTATTAAGCCAAAGAGTATAGAAAAAGCTCCTATAACTTTGAATTTTACAGCACCAAATGCACCAACTATACCTACTCCAAGTATTGCACAAGTGGTGCCACCAAATCTAACTTTACCTGAGCCAAAAGCTCCTAGTAAAGAAATAAGTATAGTAAAACCAAATGCAAATCCTTTTACTGGTTTTTTCTTTAACTCTAATATAAGTTCAATTACATCAGGGGTAGGAAATACTGATATGGTACTTTATTCAGGAGTAAATCCTGATGATATAAAAGCAGGGAAAGTAGGAGAACAAGTAAGACCTGCTTTAAAAACTGGTGCTTTAAATACAACTTTAGGAGATATTACTGATATTAATCAACGTCCTACAAATATCTTATATAGAATGGCTCCAAGCTTAAATAATCTAACTTTTCATATAAGAGGATATTTTGGAGATGGATCAGATGGATATGTAGATGCAGGTAGTGGAGCTACAGGAGGTTCTGATACAGTAGGAGGGCCAACTTTAGGAACAATAGGAGTACATACATTATTAAATGGAACTGTTAACAATGTAACAGCTAACCTTTATGGAAGAGCAGGTTTCTTAACATCAGAAACTTGGAGACATGGAAAAGTTACTATGCATAATACAAATGTAAATGTATATGGAAAAGACAATGCAGTTTACTATATAATGCCAGCAGCTTTTAAGACTATTTCTAAGTACACAGATAGTAACTATCACCTTGGAGCTATACAAGGGGAAACAAATGTAAAAATGTATGGAACAGGAAATACTGTATATCTATCATCAGGAATTTCAGCAGCAAGATTGATAAGAAACACGGGAAAAATGGAATTAGAAGGAGCTTCAAATATAGTTTATTCTAGTTTTTCTTATGCACCAACTTGGGAAGTCGGAGTTTATGGTGGAAAAGCTGGAAAAATGAATTCATTAATTCAATTTAATCAAGATGTAGAACTTTATGGAGATGAAAATGTAGGTCTATTTTTTGGAAGTAAAATTGGAGGAAGTCCAAAATCTTGGGAAATAGCTGACAGAGATGCTGAATCAAATGCAGGTTACATAAGAAAAGCTTCATATATAGGAATATATCAAGGTGAGATAGATGTAAAAGCTAGGGTAGGAGGTCAATTAGCAATAGATCCAGCTGCTACAACTCAAACAGCTAGTGGACAATTGGTTGAAGATCTTACTAATCCAGTAGCACCTAAATATAAAGGTTATACAGATAAAACAGTTGATGGAGGAGTAGGAATATATGTAACATCTGGACAAAGAAAAGGAATAGATGTACTTAAAGATATGGGAGTCCCTGTATCAGTTACTCCAACTTTAGATGATTTAAAACTTGATCCTATCCATAACTTAGAAGTTGGAAAAATGGATATCAGCTTTGGAAAATACTCTAAAAATGGTTTTATGATGATAGCAAAAGAAGGAAGTGTCATAGATGTTGGTAAAGCTACTCATCAATATTATGTAACTAATCTAAGTACATCAATTACAGATGGTGTTAATGGAGCTACAACAACTGAAACTGAGGCTTCAACAGGAACAACAATAGCTTATGCTGAAGGAACTTGGGATCAAAATAAACATCAACTAGGTTCTAAACAAGCTGATCTTAATCAAAATAATACAGATGCAGCAGCTGTAAATGCAGGAGCTGCAAGAAAGGCATTGACAGATTCAACAGCTTCAACGGCAGCTAAATTACAAGGTTTAGGATCAGAAATAAATATTTATACTGATGTAATATTAGCTTCAAAAGAAGGTATAGCATACATGGGAGATAACCAAGGTATAGTTAATGCTAAGAAAACAACTCAGGCTGTCAACTATGGTTCAATAATTGCCTATGCTAAAAATAAAGGACAAGTTACTGTAGATGGTGCAGTTACTGCAGTAGATCAAAATACAACTTTAGAAGATAATAAATATAAAAATATAGCAGCTTTTGCAGAATCTGGAGGACAAGCTGATATTAAAGGAAAAGTAACTATCAATGGAATAGGAGCTTTTGCTAAAGGTACAGATTCAAAGGCACAATTATTAAGTGGAACAGATGTCATAAATGCTGGAGTTGTAGGTGGAATAGTTGCAACAGATAATGGATATGCTAGATTAGATGGTGGAACTATAAATATTACAAAAGATAATTCTAGACTTTTCTATGCGGATGCAACTGGAAAAATTGATTTTACAAAAGCTACAACTATTAATATGTCAAAAGGAATTATTTTACCACAAGAAGAAAACAATACTGCTTTCTATAGTAGTAAAGCTACAACAGAAGCAGGAGCAGTTCCTACAAAATATAATGGTATGAGAAATGTAACTATAAAACTTCTTTCAGATGATGTAGTTTTAAAAACAGTAAACAACCATCCACTTGAAACTTGGACAGGAAGTACAAACTTTGAAAGTGGAATTCAGGGTGTAATGAAATATGCAGCTTTAAATAAAAATGGTCATACATATAAAGTGTACTATACTAATGGTCAATTTAAAATTGCAACAAATGTTGATCTTGACGATACAAATGATGTATTTAATAGTATCATTATGGCAAATGAAGAAGTAACTATTGACAATGGAGTTTCTATTACATCTAATGCAGGAAAAGGATTAGTTCAAGGATCTTTAGCAAATACAGTTGATAATAGTAAAACTGCATATATCAATAATGGAACTGTAAATGTTTCAGGAGCAAACTCTAGTAGTATTGCACTTAGAGTTAATCATGGAACTATAGAAAATAATAGTTTAGTAAAAATGACAGATGGAATAGGTCTATATGGAAGCAATGGAAGTAAACTTCATAATAAATCTAATGGAACTATCCAAATAACTTCAGCTTCTGTTTATGGAGTGGGAATGGCGGGTTTCCTTTCAGGAACAACTGCTCAAGACTACGGAACAGATAAATTGATTAGTAATTTAATAGTAACAAGTGGAGGAAATCTACCTAGTACTGTAAAAACAATAGATATTACAAATGAAGGAAATATTTCTGTAACAGGAAAGGCTATAGGAATTTATGCCGATAATACAAGCACTATAGCAGGTTTTAATAATCATGTTACAAAAGAAAATGCAGTTGTAAATAATAAGGCTTCTTTAAATTTTGGAGATGAAAGTATAGGAATACTTGCTAAAAAAGCTACTATTAATCTAACAGGAACAGGTACAGATGATATTTCTGTTGGTAAAGATGGTATAGGAGTATATGCAAAAGATTCTAGTGTAAATCTTTTAACAGACTATGGTTTCCAAATAAAAGATAAAGGTGTAGGAATCTATGCTGAAAATTCAGAAACATCAACTGGAACTATGAATGTAAGATATACAGGAGCTGCAACAGAGCCAGGAACAGGAGCATATTTTAAAGGAACAGGTTCAAACCTTCTAACTAATAAATTAGATATAAATGTAAATAATGTTTCTAATACAACAAAAGGTATGATAGGAATTTATGCAAAAGATGCTAATTTTACTAATGAAGGAAAAATCAAAGTAACAAATACTAATACCTTAGGTTTTGGTATTATAGCTTCAGGAGCAGATGTAACAAATAAGGGTGAAATTACTTTAGAGGATTCTTTAAATCCAACTGAACCAAATATTGGACTATATACAGTAGATTCAAATCCTTTAAAAAATATGGGTAAAATAACTGTTGGTAAAAATGGTATAGGAATTTATGGAAAGAATTTTTCTAATGGAGATTCTGTAACTTTACCAAATAGCACAATAGAAGTTGGAGAAAATGGTATAGGAGTTTATACTGAAAATGGAAATGGTTATCTTGAATCTGGAAGTATAAAAACTGGAAAAGATGGAGTTGGAGTATATGTTGCAGGAAATGGTGGAACTATAACAGCAAATAATACATTTAATATGACTCTTGGAGATGGTTCAAGTGGAAATAATAAAGGCTCTTTTGGTTTTGTTAATGTAGGATCAAATAATAAAATCTACAGTGATATATCAAATGTAACTTTACAAAATAACTCTGTATATATCTATTCTAAAGATACTAGTGGAACTTTAGCTAATCCACAAATTACTAATAATACTAATATTACAGCAACAGGAAATAATAACTATGGGCTATATTCAGCAGGTTATGTTGTGAATAATGGAAATATGAATCTGTCAGCAGGAACAGGAAATGTAGGAGTATATAGTATTAAAGCTGGAACTATTGAAAATAGAAATGGAGTAATTACTGTAGGAGGTTCTGTTCCAGGAGAAGATGAATATGGAATAGGAATGGCAGCAGGTTATACTTGGACGAAGAAAGATTTATTAAAACCTATATCTCAAAGACCTGAGCAAACTACTGGGAATATAGTTAATAGAGGAACTATTAATGTAAATGGGCAATATAGTATGGGTATGTATGGTAGTGGAAATGGAACTACTGTTAATAACTATGGAACTATTAACTTAAATGCTAATAATACAACAGGAGTGTACCTAACTGATAAAGCAGTAGGTACTAACTATGGTACAATAACTAACACTCCAGGAGTAAAAAATGTTACAGCCATTGTTGTAAAAAATGGAGCTAAATTTGTAAATGATACAGCAGGAGTAATAAGATTAAATGCAACTAATGCTTTAGGAGTCCTAAAAACTAATGATGTAGGAGAAAGTATAGGAATTTTTGAAAACTATGGAACTTTTGAAATTCTTGGAAGTGGCTCAGAAGAACAAAAAATTCCAAGTGGACCTCATGATTTAAGTAAGAGTGTAGGAAAAGGAAAAGATAAGATTTCTATAGATGTGCCAGCAGGAGCAACAACAGGAACAATAAAAGTTGCAGGAGAAGTAAAAATTCCAGAAGTTGTAGAAACAAAGGGAGTAGAATTAGAGGAAACACAAGTATCTACAATAGGTATGTATATAAATACATCAGGAATTAAATTTACAAAACCAATTACAGGTTTAAGTGCATTGACTCAAATAAAGAAAGCAGACTTGATTATAGGAGCTGAAGCCGCTCAAAGTACAACATCTAAGTATATTCAAGTTGGAAATAGTATCTTAAAACCATATAATGATACTATATTAAATAATCCACAAATAGAAAAATGGGGAATTTATTCAGGTTCATTGACTTGGATGGCAAATATAGCTCAAAATCAATCAACAGGAACAATAGAAAATGCTTATTTAGTTAAGATACCATATACTAATTGGGCAGGAAATGAAGCATCACCAGTTGATAAGAAAGATACATATAATTTCTTAGATGGATTGGAACAAAGATATGGAGTTGAAGCTTTAGGAACTAGAGAAAATCAATTATTCCAAAAACTAAACTCTATAGGAAATAATGAAGAAATTTTATTCCATCAAGCAACAGATGAAATGATGGGACACCAATATGCTAATGTTCAACAAAGAGTAGTAGCAACTGGAGATATCTTAGATAAAGAATTTAAATATTTAAGAAATGAATGGTCTAATCCAAGTAAAGATTCTAATAAGATAAAAACTTTCGGAGCTAATGGGGAATATAAAACAAGTACTGCAGGTATAATAGACTATAAGAATAATGCTTATGGAGTAGCTTATGTTCATGAAGATGAAACTGTAAGACTTGGAGAATCAACAGGTTGGTATGCAGGTATAGTTCATAACACATTTAGATTTAAAGATATTGGAAATTCTAAAGAAGAAATGTTACAAGGAAAACTTGGATTATTTAAGTCAGTACCATTTGATGAAAATAATAGCTTAAGCTGGACAATATCTGGAGATATCTTTGCAGGATATAATAAGATGCACAGAAAATTCTTAGTTGTAGATGAAGTATTTAATGCAAAAGGTAGATATCATACTTATGGTCTAGGTATAAAGAATGAAATATCAAAAGAATTTAGATTGAGTGAATCATTCACATTCAAACCATATGCAGCTCTAGGTTTAGAATATGGAAGAGTATCTAAAATAAAAGAAAAATCAGGAGAAATTAAGTTAGATGTAAAATCAAATGATTATTTCTCAGTAAGACCAGAAATTGGTGCTGAACTAGGATTTAAACATTATTTCGATAGAAAAACAGTAAAAGTAGGAGTATCAGTAGCTTATGAAAATGAACTAGGAAGAGTAGCTAATGGTAAAAACCAAGCAAAAGTATCAGGAACAAATGCTGACTACTTTAATATCAGAGGTGAAAAAGACGATAGAAGAGGAAATGTTAAGACAGATCTTAATATCGGAGTAGATAACCAAAGAGTAGGAGTAACTGCAAATGTAGGTTACGATACTAAAGGAAATAATGTAAGAGCTGGAGTAGGACTAAGAGTAATATTCTAG